From Arctopsyche grandis isolate Sample6627 chromosome 12, ASM5162203v2, whole genome shotgun sequence, one genomic window encodes:
- the LOC143919629 gene encoding uncharacterized protein LOC143919629 isoform X1, with protein MSQKKVEGESLQLLSELNTGTMECRLCLGSAPAESSVSIFGDPHPERLEQRIRTCCQIFVKRGDGLPDTVCLSCKTNLELLISFRKACFRNNESSRLRLDDCLKIETEEVLLEDLIWNDEPSQSTIHRKNSEICLKSFPIESELILHKRSLPGENLFQCDICLKSFSRKSNLMIHKKYHNGIKPHKCDICLKTFAHKSELVKHLRTHTGEKPYKCEICLKSFTQKSNLDKHKNLHTEIKLHKCGICLKSFSRKSNLMIHKKYHNRIKPHKCDICLKTFAHKSELVKHLRTHTGEKPYKCEICLKSFTQRSHLVSHAKLHTGIKLHKCDICLKSFCERNRLVRHLRTHTGEKPYKCEICLKSFNQKSHLVTHEKLHTGTKLHKCDICLKSFTLKNELVKHLRTHTGEKPYKCEICLKSFTQKSHLVTHEKLHTGTKLHKCDICL; from the exons ATGTCACAAAAAAAAGTCGAAGGCGAGTCGCTCCAATTGCTGTCAGAGTTAAAtacagggacgatggagtgcaggctttgtcttggatcagctcccgccgagtcttccgtctccatcttcggcgatcctcatccagagcgtctggagcaacgcattcggacctgctgtcaaattttt gttaaaagaggcgatggtttgccagacacggtgtgtctttcgtgtaagaccaatctggaattgttgatcagctttcgaaaggcttgttttcgaaacaACGAATCGTCTCGACTGAGGTTAGATGATTGCTTGAAGATcgagactgaagaagttttattggaagatcTAATATGGAACGACGAGCCGTCACAAtcgacaattcaccgaaagaatagtgaaatttgCTTGAAGTCGTTTCCCATTGAATCTGaacttattttacacaaaagatCACTTCCTGGAGAAAATCTAtttcaatgtgatatttgtttaaaatcattttctcgaaaatctaaCCTCatgatacataaaaaatatcataatgggataaaaccacacaaatgtgacatttgtttaaaaacatttgcTCATAAAAGTGAACTTGTgaaacatttaagaactcacacaggggaaaagccttacaagtgtgaaatttgtctaaaatcatttactcaaaaatccaACCtcgataaacataaaaatttgcatactgagataaaactacataaatgtggcatttgtttaaaatcattttctcgaaaatctaaCCTCatgatacataaaaaatatcataataggataaaaccacacaaatgtgacatttgtttaaaaacatttgcTCATAAAAGTGAACTTGTgaaacatttaagaactcacacaggggaaaagccttacaagtgtgaaatttgtctaaaatcatttactcaaagaTCTCACCTTGTTTCACAtgcaaaattgcatactgggataaaactacacaaatgtgatatttgtttaaaatcgttttgtgAAAGAAATAGACTTGtgagacatttaagaactcacacgggggaaaagccttacaagtgtgaaatttgtctaaaatcatttaatcaAAAATCTCACCTTGttacacatgaaaaattgcatactgggacaaaactacacaaatgtgacatttgtttaaaatcatttactcttaaaaatgaacttgtgaaacatttaagaactcacacgggggaaaagccttacaagtgtgaaatttgtctaaaatcatttactcaaaaatctcaccttgttacacatgaaaaattgcatactgggacaaaactacacaaatgtgacatttgtttataa